From one Anopheles bellator chromosome 1, idAnoBellAS_SP24_06.2, whole genome shotgun sequence genomic stretch:
- the LOC131215709 gene encoding transcription factor Sp4 has product MAGYKCVNFADLCRLCASSGGARLGIFTDEGRRRKVHNKITESLRISIQESDRLPKSVCNGCLRQVEAQVEFREAVVRAQSMLESCLNSPKLKNGGKVYIKDEKPKEPAPVISAPPSIPQIVTSLPVANVTKAVPMKLSMVGQKTVQAQPGTQIVINNNLPKATTNGPVVVSSSGNVAQSVTIPTTATIMAPGNNFLSSIMQAVGITTDESNRVATLPGGQQQQQHHIIAQPQLVLQQQPQQQQQQQQHQQQQPNQLAQYTITLDGQTTLKANNVHYKLQNGTTFTQVDEFIKIKAATGKPQKRESQQVVMSETTPVKKQRIIQFIKPPVNQTPPKATLSLGSTPTVSPIVSSGSIVCATSTGGGPVTSTPLNGGQLKLVATGNNKCLVPIVVKNDASGETASVGTGTISSVPANGAVQFVQMKVEAGPDGVLRFAPAHINPQLTITPQPMPAQYGMQTTTGQSLQPTMTIVQNQNQPSQQPLPTVLQATTASGQTIGANYVTLMGKPSPAPQTQPDANVLQPTNVVLTAQAAPPQGQQQQTQVQPQQHRPQPPKTISTTSYAPAAGTGKQMVNRVFTAPPGRKGIVAPAARASAPRQAPATAPKATQPTASLPRSSKQPTAQVNRSTAATAQTREVTVAKGQTQTRTSNASSADSDSGTEGVAGTEEETAFRTTQSIMASQQMTAISAMSGKQDQTEQVLDAVDVSITTCDVCHKVFGRKEHLVQHLKSHIGLRPFKCEASDCLKTFSRKEHLLRHMVSHTGKKMFNCDMCQKLFSRKDNLNKHKKTHVDQKSAPFTCSICNTDFFVKSQYVKHKAKHADDSLKLSVKKDPPTATKAPAPKTMAPVTVNTVSQPVQAKVSHPLPNSNAITSIATGQPTVVQSLPVTITHTPNNGATIQLPTFQATQQMQQLIQQQPTAASVTTIPQATGQPQQIFTIPAHINGKQVLQHLQIALPSCIAQQQHTVQTQSSTVQTLTATAGGGVTTLASLGGARATIINTVDGNTMFTIPSNLLFDSSQLIATSRQS; this is encoded by the exons ATGGCGGGGTACAAATGCGTTAACTTTGCCGATCTGTGCCGCCTGTGCGCGAGCAGCGGCGGAGCGCGGCTGGGAATCTTCACCGACGAGGGCCGCAGGAGGAAGGTCCACAACAAAATCACCGAATCGCTGCGAATAAGT ATACAAGAGTCGGATCGATTGCCAAAGTCCGTCTGCAACGGGTGCCTGCGGCAGGTGGAGGCGCAAGTCGAGTTCCGGGAGGCGGTCGTACGGGCACAGAGCATGCTGGAGAGCTGTCTAAACTCACCGAAGCTGAAGAACGGTGGCAAGGTGTACATCAAGGATGAAAAGCCGAAGGAACCTGCACCCGTTATCAGTGCGCCACCGAGTATACCGCAAATCGTGACTTCCCTGCCGGTGGCGAACGTAACGAAGGCGGTACCGATGAAGCTGTCCATGGTTGGACAGAAAACCGTCCAAGCGCAGCCGGGCACTCAGATAGTGATCAACAACAACCTACCGAAGGCAACGACCAATGGGCCGGTAGTGGtcagcagcagtggcaacgTTGCGCAGAGCGTAACAATTCCGACAACGGCCACCATCATGGCACCGGGCAACAACTTTCTCAGCAGCATCATGCAGGCGGTCGGTATAACGACGGATGAGTCAAACCGAGTGGCCACCCTACCTGGcggacagcaacagcagcagcatcacatTATTGCGCAACCACAGCTCGTGCTccaacagcagccgcagcagcagcagcagcagcagcagcatcaacaacaacaaccgaatcAACTTGCGCAGTACACGATAACGCTCGATGGACAGACGACCCTCAAGGCGAACAACGTCCACTACAAACTGCAAAACGGAAC AACATTCACGCAGGTTGACGagtttattaaaatcaaaGCCGCGACGGGCAAGCCGCAGAAACGAGAATCTCAGCAAGTGGTAATG TCCGAAACCACTCCGGTAAAGAAGCAGCGAATTATTCAGTTTATTAAACCCCCCGTGAACCAAACGCCACCGAAGGCAACACTGTCCCTGGGCAGCACTCCAACTGTTTCACCGATCGTTTCGAGTGGTTCGATAGTGTgtgccaccagcaccggtggcggccccgTTACCAGTACGCCCCTGAACGGGGGCCAGCTAAaactggtggccaccgggaacaACAAGTGTCTGGTGCCGATCGTGGTGAAAAACGATGCGTCAGGAGAGACCGCATCCGTCGGAACCGGGACGATCTCAAGCGTTCCTGCGAACGGCGCCGTGCAGTTTGTACAGATGAAGGTAGAAGCTGGCCCGGATGGCGTTTTGCGGTTTGCACCGGCACACATTAATCCGCAGCTTACGATCACTCCGCAACCGATGCCCGCACAGTACGGCATGCAGACGACGACTGGACAATCGCTAcaaccgacgatgacgatcgtcCAGAACCAAAACCAGCCATCACAGCAACCATTGCCGACCGTGCTACAAGCGACAACAGCGTCTGGCCAAACGATAGGCGCCAACTATGTTACACTGATGGGTAAACCTTCGCCGGCGCCCCAAACACAACCCGATGCCAATGTGCTGCAACCGACCAACGTTGTCCTGACAGCACAGGCAGCCCCACCACagggccaacagcagcaaacgcaggtgcagccacagcagcaccgTCCACAGCCACCCAAAACGATCTCGACGACAAGCTATGCTCCTGCGGCCGGTACCGGGAAGCAAATGGTTAATCGCGTTTTCACGGCGCCACCGGGGCGTAAAGGAATCGTAGCCCCCGCAGCCCGAGCGAGCGCTCCAAGACAAGCGCCGGCGACCGCTCCTAAAGCAACGCAACCCACGGCATCGTTGCCTCGAAGCAGCAAGCAACCAACGGCACAGGTTAATCGCTCTACGGCCGCCACGGCGCAAACCCGGGAAGTAACGGTCGCGAAAGGCCAAACGCAAACGAGAACGTCGAACGCCAGTTCGGCCGACAGTGACAGTGGCACCGAGGGGGTGGCGGGTACTGAAGAGGAAACCGCTTTCCGCACTACCCAGTCAATTATGGCGTCGCAACAGATGACGGCCATTTCGGCAATGTCCGGCAAACAGGATCAGACGGAACAGGTGCTCGATGCGGTCGACGTAAGCATCACGACGTGCGACGTTTGCCATAAGGTGTTTGGCCGCAAAGAACATTTGGTGCAGCACCTGAAGTCTCACATCGGGCTGCGACCGTTCAAGTGCGAAGCTTCCGACTGTTTGAAGACCTTTAGCCGCAAAGAACATCTGTTGCGCCACATGGTGTCACACACCGGGAAGAAGATGTTTAACTGCGATATGTGCCAGAAGCTGTTCTCCCGGAAGGACAACCTCAACAAGCACAAGAA AACTCACGTGGACCAGAAGTCAGCGCCGTTCACGTGTTCTATCTGCAATACGGACTTCTTTGTGAAGAGCCAATATGTGAAGCACAAAGCGAAACACGCGGATGATTCGCTGAAG CTTTCAGTGAAAAAGGACCCTCCTACGGCGACGAAGGCGCCGGCACCCAAAACGATGGCACCCGTCACGGTGAACACGGTATCGCAGCCGGTTCAGGCGAAAGTATCCCACCCGCTACCGAACAGTAATGCCATCACGTCGATCGCCACAGGCCAACCGACGGTTGTGCAGTCGTTGCCGGTCAccatcacgcacacacccaacaACGGGGCCACCATCCAGCTGCCAACGTTCCAGGCAACGCAGCAAATGCAGCAGCTCATCCAGCAACAACCGACGGCAGCATCGGTGACCACCATCCCGCAGGCGACCGGCCAACCGCAGCAGATTTTCACCATTCCCGCGCACATTAACGGGAAACAAGTTCTGCAGCACCTTCAAATCGCGCTCCCGAGCTGTatcgcccagcagcagcacacggtGCAGACCCAATCGTCGACTGTGCAAACGCTCACGGCGACCGCGGGTGGAGGTGTAACCACACTGGCCAGTCTGGGTGGTGCCCGTGCTACGATCATCAACACCGTCGATGGCAACACAATGTTCACGATACCGTCAAACTTGCTGTTCGATTCGTCGCAGCTGATTGCGACGAGTCGTCAGTCGTAG
- the LOC131215710 gene encoding beta-1,3-glucan-binding protein 1-like: protein MKHFYWLLALLVTKTVAYGIPPVRFEYLTPRGFRASIPDAAGLQLFAFHARLNKPFEQFEEGEFTDDITAPDPNHPDQWTFETVKPPLPHGTIIYYWVYVQFENAGYWLSDEKHTVNKPKATVAPRSTLRPTATVRTTTTQPPTTTTTTTTVAPCGQTVTTINGGKPTCAGKLIFEDSFEDEQDSFGTKWQHEIRIPLDTEAAEFVSYQKLPENSYIAGGRLFIVPTLATVSGDYTDERVRTGELTLEGCTSPTNNPYECQRKAERAIIIPPVVSAKLNTKNNFRFRYGRVEVRAKLPTGDWIFPQLLLQPFENFYGYADFASGQMWIAHVLANRMLVMASDGKQVDGHRLRGGVLITNAANLRADFLRSNVNEDHFGDQFHVYGLVWSPEQIALTIDGFQYGTIRVNFRQQAHQRNLTQANLWDAAHPLAPFDREFYLSLGVGVGGIKDFPDQSLTGPSKQPKPWNNTSPKAEYFFYQNRNTWFRTWTAPELTVDYVRVYAL from the exons ATGAAGCACTTTTActggctgctggcgctgctggtgacaAAAACCGTGGCTTACGGGATACCTCCCGTGCGGTTCGAGTACTTAACACCACGTGGCTTTCGGGCCAGTATACCGG ACGCCGCCGGTTTGCAGTTGTTTGCGTTTCACGCACGCCTCAACAAaccgttcgagcagttcgaggaGGGCGAGTTCACCGACGACATTACCGCACCGGATCCGAATCACCCCGATCAGTGGACGTTTGAGACCGTGAAACCTCCGCTTCCGCACGGTACCATTATCTACTACTGGGTCTACGTGCAGTTCGAGAATGCCGGCTACTGGTTGTCGGATGAGAAGCACACGGTCAACAAACCCAAAGCGACGGTCGCACCACGGAGTACGTTACGGCCGACTGCTACAGTACGAACCACAACGACGCAAcccccgaccaccaccaccactaccacgaCGGTGGCCCCGTGCGGCCAAACTGTGACGACCATCAACGGCGGCAAACCGACCTGTGCCGGTAAGCTGATCTTCGAGGACAGCTTCGAGGACGAGCAGGACAGCTTCGGTACGAAATGGCAGCACGAAATACGGATTCCACTGGACACGGAG GCAGCGGAGTTCGTGTCGTACCAGAAGCTCCCGGAAAACAGTTACATCGCGGGCGGTCGCCTTTTCATCGTCCCTACGTTGGCCACCGTTAGCGGAGATTACACCGACGAACGTGTCCGTACCGGTGAGCTGACATTGGAAGG CTGCACATCACCGACCAACAACCCGTACGAGTGTCAGCGGAAGGCGGAACGGGCCATCATCATACCACCCGTGGTGTCGGCTAAATTGAACACCAAAAAcaacttccggttccggtacggGCGCGTCGAAGTGCGTGCCAAGCTCCCGACGGGCGATTGGATTTTTCCAC AACTGTTACTGCAACCGTTCGAAAATTTCTACGGTTACGCCGACTTCGCTTCCGGCCAGATGTGGATAGCGCACGTACTGGCCAACCGCATGCTAGTGATGGCATCCGATGGGAAACAGGTCGATGGTCACCGGTTACGGGGGGGAGTGCTCATCACCAATGCGGCCAACCTGCGGGCCGACTTTTTACGCTCGAACGTAAACGAGGACCATTTCGGGGATCAGTTTCATGTGTACGGTCTCGTTTGGAGCCCGGAACAGATCGCGCTCACCATCGACGGGTTCCAGTATGGCACGATACGGGTGAACTTCCGGCAACAGGCTCACCAGAGGAACCTAACGCAGGCCAACCTGTGGGATGCCGCACACCCGCTGGCACCGTTCGATCGGGAATTCTATCTATCGCTCGgggtcggtgttggtggcatCAAGGACTTTCCCGATCAGTCCCTAACGGGACCATCGAAACAACCGAAACCCTGGAACAACACAAGCCCCAAGGCGGAGTACTTCTTCTACCAGAACCGCAACACGTGGTTCCGGACGTGGACGGCACCGGAATTGACCGTGGATTACGTGCGCGTGTATGCACTTTAA